Proteins from one Anastrepha obliqua isolate idAnaObli1 chromosome 2, idAnaObli1_1.0, whole genome shotgun sequence genomic window:
- the LOC129238688 gene encoding vitellogenin-1-like encodes MKLFSFIFLLSILHTNIALDFTIQDVLYSLEQTIEGLVESAPGPLRPDYLFKSIKNLLEGLPAQILVSVFNSICSAVIAKDKDQTPDQYDPTLGDIKFQFRTPCDKREYPVADPSGLAHDKDFDPEKNTVIFSTGWTTTVNNDQHAALAKAYNSRGDTNYLALDTGIYLNTLLIWSSENTDKIGEYLAIGIHRLESIIDIGKLHIMGHSLGAQIMGSAARHYRDLTGKSLPYVTGLDPALPCFNEGEELTVISSSDADFVDIIHTSPGTLGEFIAYGDADFYVGGKFPIQDACSDPICSHNIIISYYAESVYRNNEYDFLAKRCNSLNSLQEGKCVGSEYPMGYAVPHTLRGRYVLEVNAEKPYGKNATDDYTDPDSSTLGSCQ; translated from the exons atGAAGCTGTTTTCCTTCATTTTCCTTTTGTCAATACTGCACACCAACATTGCATTGGATTTCACAATCCAGGATGTGTTGTACTCACTAGAACAAACGATCGAAGGCTTAGTCGAAAGTGCACCTGGACCTTTGCGACCAGACTACCTTTTCAAGtccataaaaaatttacttgaagGATTGCCTGCGCAAATCTTAGTCAGCGTTTTTAATTCTATTT GTTCGGCGGTTATTGCCAAGGACAAGGATCAGACTCCTGATCAATATGATCCAACACTGGGagatataaaatttcaatttcgcaCACCCTGCGATAAACGAGAATATCCTGTCGCAGATCCATCGGGGTTGGCTCACGACAAAGATTTCGATCCTGAAAAGAATACAGTTATATTTTCAACTGGTTGGACTACAACTGTGAATAATGATCAGCACGCTGCACTAGCCAAGGCGTATAATAGTCGTGGCGATACTAATTAtctg GCCCTAGATACGGGTATCTACTTAAACACACTGCTTATCTGGTCATCAGAGAATACCGACAAAATAGGCGAATATCTTGCCATAGGCATACACCGGTTGGAGTCTATTATAGATATTGGAAAACTACATATAATGGGTCACAGTTTGGGTGCACAAATAATGGGTTCTGCTGCTCGTCACTATCGTGATTTGACTGGGAAATCGTTGCCCTATGTAACTGGTCTTGATCCAGCTTTACCCTGTTTTAATGAGGGCGAGGAGCTCACTGTCATATCTTCTAGTGATGCTGACTTTGTTGATATCATTCACACATCTCCTGGTACTCTTGGTGAATTCATCGCCTACGGAGATGCTGACTTCTATGTTGGTGGTAAATTTCCTATACAAGATGCCTGCAGTGATCCCATTTGCTCACATAATATCATTATTTCTTACTACGCTGAGTCGGTTTATCGAAATAATGAATATGATTTTCTGGCAAAGCGCTGCAACTCCTTGAATAGTTTGCAGGAGGGCAAATGTGTTGGCAGTGAATATCCCATGGGATATGCAGTGCCCCATACGTTAAGAGGCAGATATGTTCTAGAAGTGAATGCTGAGAAGCCCTATGGCAAAAATGCAACTGATGACTACACTGATCCTGATTCCTCAACTCTTGGCAGTTGTCAATAG